The following is a genomic window from Candidatus Xiphinematobacter sp. Idaho Grape.
CGCGCGTACAGCGTGCAGTCTGTTCCCTTATGTGCCCAGCCTCCCATTTGGTGGGAGCGGCTGTTCCTCAGCTTTTCGTCTTGCTCAGGACCAACGGCACGCACATCTATCTCAGCGGCTTCAACCGTGGTTCGCCCGAATGTCTTCCTGTTCATTCCCCGTTTAATTATCTTTATAGGACACCTCTACAGGGGAGGAACTGACTTATTTGCTTTGAGCCAAAACAGGCGAACCAGGCTTGCTCCAGGTTCAGATAAAACGCGAAGCAAGCGGCCGGCAGGCTCTTTGAAAAGACCAAGAAGCTGTGCGCGCAACTCATCGTATGAAGGTAGACTAGCTAAAACCTCAACCTGTGCAAGACTTAAAGGAACATCACCGAGCATCCCCATTTTTATGGCCGGTTTTTCAAACTCTAAAGCAAATAGTCTGAGAACCTTGGCAGCTGCACACACATCACCATCCCCAGTAATTAGGGCGTTTTGACCACAAAAATCTAGTCCGAATTTCGAGAAACCCAATCCCTGCATAGCACGGAGGAGGAGAGTGTTCTTTACCACACACAGTTTTGCATTCACCGCCTTCAAACGTTTGCGTAACTCATCGAAATGGGCCACCTGCATACCCGCATATCCAACCATAAAAAGAAAGGAAGACTGCTTTAGGCAATTCTGAATATCTGCGGCGATGCTGGTCTTTTCTGGCCTCATAACAATTAGCTCATTAGCCCTTTAGGGAGAAGGATGACTCTATATTCAGTCCAGGGGACATAGTGGCACTAAGGATAATCTTCCTAAAAAACAGACCCTTGGCGGTAGCAGGGCGCGCCCTGAGAAGTGTATCAATTACCGCCCTTCCATTCCCCATGAGACAGTCCTCCAAAAAGGAAAACTTTCCTATTGGAACAGATACGTTTGCGTTCTTATCTAACTTGAACTCTACACGACCGGACTTGACCTCCTTTACTGCCGCAGCGGTATTTTCCACCACCGTTCCGGCCCTAGGATTAGGCATGAGACCGCGAGGACCGAGGATTTTTCCCAACTTCCGCACCTCTACCATGGCTGCTGGAGTAGCGATAGCAACATCAAAACTAGAAAATCCAGTCTCTACCTTTTTTAAAAGATCTTCATAGCCTACGTATTCTGCCCCAGCTTCCCGTGCATCGATAGCCGCCTGACCCGTTGCAAACACCAAAACACATACCAACTTTCCACTTCCATGGGGAAGTAAGCACGTACCTCGGACCATATGATCGGTCCGCTTGGGGTTAACCCCCAACTTAAAGGAAAGGGCAACCGTTTGATCAAACTTAGTAGGAGGCAATTTCTTAAGAAGACTAACCGCCTCCGCCAAGGGATATTTCCTTCTGGGATCTACTAACTCGGCAGCACGCCGGTAACGTTTGCTTGTTTTCTTCTGCATTTTATTCGGCTGGTGAACCACGCGATGTCCTTTTTATCTGTGGGGTACACGCAAACTGCTAGGAACGATGTAACGACTGAAGAACTGCCATGCCTATGCCTTCCCTAGCTAGGTAGAACCTCAATGCCAGCTTGGCGGGCAGTCCCAGCGAGAATGCGAAATGCGGCCTCTTCATTTTCCGTGTTAAGATCCCCCCTTTTAATTTTCACAATCTCCATAACCTGCCTTCTAGTGAGTTTCCCCACCTTTACCTTGTTAGGTTCCTTGGAGCCCAGAGCGATACCAGCTGCCTTTTTGAGCAGGACGGCAGCAGGAGGAGATTTGGTAATGAACGTGAAAGTTTTGTCCTTGAAAACTTGAATGACCACAGTGAGAATGTCTCCCACTTGCCCTTGTGTTGCGGCATTGAACTCTTTACAAAAGGCCACAATGTTTACCCCGTGCTGCCCTAAAGAGGGGCCCACTGGCGGAGCTGGGTTCGCTTGTCCGGCCGGAATTTGCAGTTTAACGGTAGCAACAACCTCTTTTGCCATAAAGATAAGTGGAGAAGACACACGGCCCGAGCGGGGCGTGGCTAGAAGGATCGCACTTCATCACTTTGTAGCTGCTTGATCAAGCAGAAATTTCTAGTTTTTTCGAACATCTCTCCATATTTCTTTTGGAAGACCAAAAAACAGGTACTTTTCATGTAAGTAAGTTTTATTTATCAATGTTCGTGTGTTTCAAATAATTTTTAATGCAATAAGTGCCGCGGAAATGAGCGCCCTTCCGAAAGGGTTACAGTTGGAGCTTCTTGCAGAGTTTCGATTGTTTCCGAAAGACTCTGAGGATACGAAAGGCTGCTTTGGGATGTTACGTCGAGGACATCGCAAGTTATTCCGGTATCGCTCCAAGGACTACCGGATTTATTTTGAGCAACACCCGGAGGGTGTGCTTATTCGCCGCGTTCTCCATAAAAATACACTGCAAGATTTTCTCTTTCGCTCCAGTCTAACTACAGCAGAAGAGGACGAGAGGTTAGGGGCAACTAGTGCCTTTTGGAAATTGATTGAAGAAGGTCAAAAACCACACTAGCCCGCCACCCAACGAAGGGGAGCTTGTCCTTATTTGCCACTCTTCCCCTCCTATAAAGTTAAGCTGACAAGACCGAGCTGGAAGGAAATCTTGGATAGTTCTGGGTAACGCGTCCCAAGAGATCTTCGTAGCGGTTATGATGCTACCCCCCCTATCCAATAGAGACCAATGGAGAAGCTGTGATATTTTGCAGGCAAAAGCTAATCCCGTGCCCACAACGTTATTAGCTTACGAGAAATAAAAAATCTGCCGGCTATCCCCGAGCAACATCCCATCCTACCATATTCAAGAATGTGGAACTCATTAAGTTTCCAATCACAAGCGTTTTTCTGGTGGGAATAATCTGATGGGAGCGCGTTTCTCCCCTCGAGAGGCTCCTAGAACACCAATTCCTCGCAATTACATCTAGCATGATGCAGCCAAGAACTTTTTATGACCGTTGGTCCTATCCTAACTTTCCCGCGTGCGCTGCTGCAGGGCTTTTGCAGGGCTTTGTATAAATTGATGGGTCTTCTTCAGTTGTAAGTCCATGCTAGAAGACAGAGAAGAGTCATAACAAACTCTTTAAGTGGTGGAAGCTTGCGACAGACGCGCATACCCTCCTCTTGCAAGCCTTTCCAGACCCTTTCTTCCTCCCCCCCCTAAGGTTCCTGGGATTTCATCATTTCTATTTCTGTCTGGCAGAAGAGGGATGGACCTTTGACGAACGAGAGAGATCGTCTAACTCCTTCTGGAGGCGAAGGTGCCCTGTAGATGTTCTTGCATACGCAATAGCAAGGAATAATGTGAGGACGAAGAAGATGGCCCCTAAGTACGTCGTAACCTTGGCAAGAACACTGGAGGCCTGTGCTCCGAAGAAGTTATCGGCTGCTCTGCTGCCAAAGGTAGTGCCCAACCCCTCACCTCGGGTTCTCTGCATAAGTACAGCAACAATAAGCAACAAGCAGACTCCTACGTGGAGCGTTAAGAGGACTGGTATAAACAATTTGCCCATAGAAAAGCCTGACCCCGCAGGCGGCAGCGTGCCAAACAAGGTTAGGAATGTAAAGAGAGAACCTTCCGCCGGAATCCCTCTTACTTTTTTGGACCTGAGCGCTTATACGCCACTCGTGTGTAGATGCTTGACCCCTGCTTTAGGGAGAATACAACAGCATTAGAAAATTTTCCTTCCTTTTCCTTCCTCTAGTGGATTCTTACCTTAAAGAGATACGCTCGCTCATCGGTCTAATGAAGAAAAGCGGTATCGTCTTTCTTAAAATGGAGCGAGAGGGGTTTCGGATTACTCTTAG
Proteins encoded in this region:
- the rplJ gene encoding 50S ribosomal protein L10; this encodes MRPEKTSIAADIQNCLKQSSFLFMVGYAGMQVAHFDELRKRLKAVNAKLCVVKNTLLLRAMQGLGFSKFGLDFCGQNALITGDGDVCAAAKVLRLFALEFEKPAIKMGMLGDVPLSLAQVEVLASLPSYDELRAQLLGLFKEPAGRLLRVLSEPGASLVRLFWLKANKSVPPL
- the rplA gene encoding 50S ribosomal protein L1 encodes the protein MQKKTSKRYRRAAELVDPRRKYPLAEAVSLLKKLPPTKFDQTVALSFKLGVNPKRTDHMVRGTCLLPHGSGKLVCVLVFATGQAAIDAREAGAEYVGYEDLLKKVETGFSSFDVAIATPAAMVEVRKLGKILGPRGLMPNPRAGTVVENTAAAVKEVKSGRVEFKLDKNANVSVPIGKFSFLEDCLMGNGRAVIDTLLRARPATAKGLFFRKIILSATMSPGLNIESSFSLKG
- the rplK gene encoding 50S ribosomal protein L11, which gives rise to MAKEVVATVKLQIPAGQANPAPPVGPSLGQHGVNIVAFCKEFNAATQGQVGDILTVVIQVFKDKTFTFITKSPPAAVLLKKAAGIALGSKEPNKVKVGKLTRRQVMEIVKIKRGDLNTENEEAAFRILAGTARQAGIEVLPS
- the secG gene encoding preprotein translocase subunit SecG → MFIPVLLTLHVGVCLLLIVAVLMQRTRGEGLGTTFGSRAADNFFGAQASSVLAKVTTYLGAIFFVLTLFLAIAYARTSTGHLRLQKELDDLSRSSKVHPSSARQK